A single Candoia aspera isolate rCanAsp1 chromosome 5, rCanAsp1.hap2, whole genome shotgun sequence DNA region contains:
- the AMER2 gene encoding APC membrane recruitment protein 2 — translation MDAHCDGGEPTALGEQPPPPSGKLNKTAFKLFKRRKSGGAMPSIFGVRSGGKTKSGEGGGGGGQGAGMVRSKTHDGLAEVLELESGRNEGPGAGGGGQVAGGAAAAKEAASSCSSSAAVGKSHSFFSLLRKNGRSDEGGKGERPKGRGGLKGLFSSMRWPRREKPGGGPKDEDAGEGSEGQASPSILNTGSLTASLECIKEEAALGVPTDTYRSPPVPRGAEQPIEPPATEVMPTPDLAPQPAPCGPRREEPPRILPQEKEVQPEHPGSDGQEIKEDSAKTGCGDIIADQEDDVGSGVGSGGGGGERSAPGIGKVGASKKPTSVVTYQGGGEEMASPEQVGDTCTPEFWDLLSHTEEKSQGTSGRKESPETSKGDKTVRRVQEVSANGKHIGLSQIPVHHHKEDQKNREKEQQEAIPSSDEGYWDSTTPGPEEDNTNSIQKEVIPRDSYSGDALYDLYTDPDENTATVTSAENITTVTCCKPLSPITTTCPVKTHTTSLKDSKIPISIKHFTSPHGSHGQESSNSHHIVHHQPTKSEIPRTKIPVSKVLVHRASYRSLTGTTGKAATYHESAKK, via the exons ATGGACGCGCACTGCGATGGTGGCGAACCCACCGCTCTGGGcgagcagccgccgccgccctcgGGCAAGCTGAACAAAACCGCCTTCAAATTGTTTAAGCGGAGGAAATCCGGGGGCGCCATGCCAAGCATCTTCGGCGTGAGGAGCGGCGGTAAAACCAAAAGCggcgaaggcggcggcggcggcgggcaggGAGCGGGTATGGTGAGGAGCAAGACCCACGACGGCCTGGCCGAGGTGCTCGAGTTGGAGAGCGGCAGGAACGAGGGGCCGGGGGCCGGCGGAGGCGGCCAGGTCGCGGGCGGTGCCGCCGCCGCCAAGGAAGCCGCCTCTTCCTGCTCGTCCTCGGCGGCGGTGGGCAAGTCTCACAGCTTCTTCTCGCTGTTGCGGAAAAACGGCCGCTCCGACGAAGGCGGCAAAGGCGAGAGACCCAAAGGGCGTGGGGGCCTAAAAGGGCTCTTCAGCAGCATGCGGTGGCCCCGCCGAGAGAAGCCCGGCGGCGGGCCGAAGGATGAAGACGCCGGCGAGGGCTCCGAGGGGCAGGCCAGTCCCAGCATCCTCAATACAGGCTCTCTCACCGCCAGCTTGGAGTGCATCAAAGAGGAGGCAGCGCTGGGAGTGCCCACTGACACCTACCGGAGCCCCCCAGTGCCCAGGGGTGCAGAGCAGCCGATAGAGCCCCCCGCCACTGAGGTGATGCCCACCCCGGACCTGGCACCACAACCTGCCCCATGTGGCCCCAGAAGAGAGGAGCCTCCCAGGATTCTGCCCCAGGAGAAAGAGGTCCAGCCTGAACACCCTGGTAGTGATggccaagagatcaaggaggatTCGGCTAAAACAG GCTGTGGGGACATTATTGCTGACCAGGAGGATGACGTGGGCAGCGGCGTTGGCagtggtggaggtggaggtgagaGGAGTGCCCCTGGGATTGGCAAAGTAGGGGCCTCCAAGAAGCCTACCAGCGTGGTGACTTAccagggaggaggagaggagatggCCAGCCCTGAACAGGTGGGAGACACTTGTACTCCGGAGTTCTGGGATTTATTGTCACATACTGAGGAGAAGTCACAGGGGACATCAGGAAGGAAAGAATCACCTGAAACGTCCAAAGGTGATAAGACTGTTAGGAGAGTTCAGGAGGTGTCAGCAAATGGGAAGCACATTGGTCTTAGCCAGATTCCAGTTCACCACCAcaaagaagaccagaaaaatagagaaaaggagCAGCAGGAAGCCATTCCCAGCAGTGATGAGGGCTATTGGGATTCTACTACACCTGGACCTGAAGAAGACAATACTAATAGTATTCAGAAAGAGGTGATTCCCAGGGACAGCTACAGTGGGGATGCGCTCTATGATCTGTATACTGATCCAGATGAAAACACAGCAACTGTGACTTCTGCAGAAAATATCACCACAGTGACTTGTTGCAAGCCATTATCTCCAATAACAACTACTTGTCCAGTCAAAACCCATACAACTTCACTCAAGGATTCCAAGATACCCATCAGTATCAAGCATTTTACATCGCCACATGGTAGCCATGGCCAGGAGTCCAGTAATAGCCATCACATTGTACACCATCAGCCTACCAAAAGTGAGATCCCTAGAACAAAAATCCCTGTTTCAAAAGTGCTTGTACACCGAGCCAGTTACCGAAGCTTAACAGGGACAACAGGTAAAGCAGCCACATATCATGAAAGtgccaaaaaataa